TAAATGGGGTTAGCAAGCATATGAACATGTTCACAGCAATGTATAAAACCTACAAATCATGCTAAAgcactttttctcttttttcgcaGCGCCTTTAAATATCTGGATTTTCAGTGTCAAAcagaacattaaaaatttacacacatttttttctttaaaagttcaaactttCACTATTTTTAATAGTAAAAGATGTCTTACCAAATAGAAACCTGATGTGATATTCATAAGCTCGTTGCCCAACAATTTCTCAAAGTGAAGAACTAATATTGCACTACATACAAAATCCTTTAGAACGAAAAACACGTTAAAATTCCTGACATACTTGCTTATATAATTTTGTGAATACAAAAAGTCGTATGGAAATTGGTATTTTAGATAGCTCATAATTGCCAGCGAGAACAATAATAAATGGAATGTTTGTTGTAGAATGTGAAGAatataaattagaaaaagagTGAACACAGctacaattttcatcaaattctcATCATTCTGAATACCTAAGATGGAACAACAGTTattcttgatattttttgttaagtcTAATTACCCAAATGAGCTTTTGTCGAGTTGCTCTCAcgtgaaatacaaaaaaataatacaatagCAAGTACGATGAACACAAAATACGATAATTTCACAGCTTTGTAAAAGAATTTGACGATTGGTAAATTCTGAATTACGATATATAAATGTATATAACTggacgaatttcgtaatgaaactgctcaaaaatttttccgaaattttttatggcagtacaaaatttcaaaaaagctacactgattttagctaaaatctcgaatttcggCCACTTTTCTGTGTCAAATCTGTCCGaagttaacttttttggaataatcatcctttatttcatattttggtagtttatctcatttaatttcgttgatTAAGGTACAGTGCCGGCCAAAAACATatcccgttttctttttttggtaaatttacaaattttccaatcgagcacaactttaaaactagaaaacttaTCGAGAAAAGTTCAACTGATATTGCCCATGATTTCGTCCACTCGTATTCAATTGTTTAAGTTGTTTACCAGCGTAACGACAAAAaatacagcggccgacatctcgtgagccCGTTTTTGAGAACGTTTACTGATTCGGCCGTATCtcgaaaacgaaattttttcaggaaatactGTTAGAGTAAAATAGCTTTCATACTATTTGTTATTGTTTGTGCCTATTCActttgttctcaaaaattctgcaaaaaagttatgggaGTGCAAACTTGAATAGTGTACGGCCACGCCTTGAACATTTCTCGCAAACGATGAATTTATTTCCTGAATCTTGATATTGTGTTTGAATATAGCttaattgtaattttacatgtgttatttctagaaaacgctcgaaaaaaatattttgaactaaGTAACCTGATTTTTGGTTATAGTGGGTAGGTGGCACCTAGTGAGCGACAAGTTTGCACtcccataacttttttgctgaatttttcagaacaaagtgAATAGACACAAACGATGACAAATAGTCTGGGGACTATTTCCCTATAACaacatttcctgaaaaaaattagttttcgagATACGGCCGAATCAGTAAGAATTGTCAAAAACGggctcacgagatgtcggaCGCTGTATTTTTTGTCGTTACACTGGTAAACAACTCAAACAATTGAATACAAGTAGACGAAATCATGGGCAATACTTCATCAGTTAAGTTTTTCTCGAtaagttttctagttttaaagttgtgctcgtttggaaaatttgtaaatttaccaaaaaacgaaaacgggCTATGTTTTTGACCGGCCctgtacatttaaagccgacaggtaaccaaaaattatagaaattggTTActtatcggctttaaatgtctCTTACtatgaaataaaatatgattattccaaaaaagtcaacCTCGGGCAGATGCGACACGGAAAGATgggcaaaattcgagattttagctaaaattagtgcaatttttttcaaaattttgaaccgccataaaaaatttctgaacaaattttgagaagtttcattacgaaattcgttcatttcgGCCCATTTttggtctatacgttcaaaatcgtccgaaccgttggTCCTCCTTTAATTGGTGTACGCTTACAATATATTTCATCATCAAACGTACTTTTTCCTTATGCTTCTTCAGATTGTGAACGTAAAAGTAAAATGGAAGAGTTAAATAAGATATGAAGAGAGAAACTAGCATTGCTATCATAGCTGAATCAATAATTAAATTGGGAATATATGAGAAATCGAGCGTTGTATTCATTGTGATATCCACAAAGTCTGAGCTGACAAACGCTCACATCGTTTCCAGGGTAGCAGAAAATGGACAGGTGAAATATTGAGCAAATCGCAAAGTTAGGAAAACATTCTCGAACTTACAtagaacaaataaaaaaccgCCTGTTATTTGAATGAATTGTATTCTTTGTTACGAATTGAAGGTCTATGACTTGACTTTAGCTTTGGTAATAAAAGCTCGATACGGGATCTGATAGAAGATCACAAGAATTTTAATgccttttcgaaaaaaagttatatcgGCGCAGAGTGATCGCCATTGTGTAAGATATTGTTAATTTTGACCAGCTCTTGAAATGCCATGTACCATCGGTTTTTGATTCTGGATCACACAATGCCACTAGTTCCAACTGTCCTCAGAATGTAAAACATTGGCCAAAAAACCTTAGCAATTGTTTTATTGCTCATATTAATTAAGTAAAAAttaagtaattgaaaatgcaatCGGATGTACAATTGAATGTACAGTAGCATCCATTCTACcaaacacaattttcagaaacttgaaaaaattaaatgacgTAAATAAAGTATACAGCTCGTTCAAATTGCATCTCAAATACGACAGCTGAATTATCCAAGGCGTTGTGATAACATCAGTAATAATCATGCTAAATGGCCATCCAAATGTGATATCAGCATTGAAAAAGTATACATAAACCGGTACAGtgatctgaaaaacaaattttgacaCTCCAATGATAGAAGCGTAAAAACAAActattttcaacaataaaacCATAATACTCTGGATAAACATGTATTCGTGAATGTAAATGTGTTGTTGGGAATGTAGATGTCGGTTTTTCCTCATACCAACTATAATTGGAATGTATATGAATGGGGTAGGAAGCAGATTACCACGTTCACAATAATGAATAACACCTTAAAATTCTATCACCTTGTTTTTTCACTAGCACCTTTagtgaaaataagaaaatcaaaatctcAATCCAAAACTGGTTCCCTAAAGCCGGACCACGCAATGTTAGCCACACGTTGTGGTCAAGATAATAATACACCTTACCAAATAAGTAATATAACTGATATCCATAATCTTGTCGCCCAACAACTTTCCAAGGTGAAGAAACAAAATTGCACCACGAACGAAGTCCTTTAAGGCAAAAAACACGTTCAATTTTCTTACATACTTGCTTGTATAATTTTGTGAATATAAGAAATCGTATGGAAATTGGTATTTAAGATAGCTCATAATTGCCAGagaaagcaataaaaaatggaaCGTTTGTTGTAAAATGTGAAGAATGTACATCAGAAGACATATAGGCAAAGATATTATGCCATACACTGTTTTgatgaaactaaaaaatggaaGATTTTATTTTGGTAAATAACATGAAATCAAAATACCTATTTGGGTTTAGATCGGGTTGCAAAATGTTCCTAAAAACAGTCTTAAACATTATACCGATGAATATCAAGAAGGTAAACACAAAATACGACAATTTAACAACTTTGTAAAATAACTGAACAATGTGTAAACTCTGAAACGCTTTTatttccttttcaaaaaacatatttttttaaaatttatagtcAATTAGTTTTAAACACCAATATTTTGTCAGAAGTGTCTGAAAcccacaaaaaaatgttttatgaaattacatcaaaagaaaattaaaacattctGTTAAAACGCGCATTCggttatttttataaaagtttttctcGTATGAAAACTTgatatacaaaattttctctCAACGCACTTTTTCTTTGTGTCGTCTCAATTTGTGCACATAACAATAAAATGGAAGAGTTAAATAAGATATAATAAAACAAGTTACCAATGATGCCACAGATGAATTCGTTAATGAGTCGGGAATATATGAAAAGTCAA
This is a stretch of genomic DNA from Caenorhabditis elegans chromosome V. It encodes these proteins:
- the srz-94 gene encoding Serpentine Receptor, class Z (Partially confirmed by transcript evidence), yielding MNTTLDFSYIPNLIIDSAMIAMLVSLFISYLTLPFYFYVHNLKKHKEKNLPIVKFFYKAVKLSYFVFIVLAIVLFFCISRESNSTKAHLGIQNDENLMKIVAVFTLFLIYILHILQQTFHLLLFSLAIMSYLKYQFPYDFLYSQNYISKYVRNFNVFFVLKDFVCSAILVLHFEKLLGNELMNITSGFYLVLYIAVNMFICLLTPFINISIITGMKKNRHLHSQQHIYIQKYMFIQSIMVLFFKIITVTISIPIFFDEGSVLFVSSMSIVDFMAMPLVIQLSYLRCNLNELYNLFTSFNCCKFLKIVFGRVDATVHPILPHVAFSIT